In Fusarium fujikuroi IMI 58289 draft genome, chromosome FFUJ_chr08, one genomic interval encodes:
- a CDS encoding related to acetyltransferase: protein MSLYARQLNINDLERSLAVETAAFPPAEAATREKVIEYRLTVCPEICIGLFLRAGTSLPSPIPHDIPFVEESTSDDDVLLAHVISTKTANKPVKDEDMDYPRNWKEDPQGDYAVGHNKNGRTIALHALAVAPDYQRAGLGKAIMRVYIQRTKSLNSADRISILTYDRLVPYYQRLGFEHYGKSESEYAGVAWHDLSYILSFPL, encoded by the exons ATGTCCCTCTATGCTCGGcaactcaacatcaatgaCCTAGAGCGGTCACTGGCCGTTGAAACTGCCGCGTTTCCTCCCGCCGAGGCCGCCACTCGTGAAAAGGTG ATTGAGTATCGCTTAACAGTCTGTCCCGAGATATGCATTGGCCTATTTCTTCGTGCTGGCACCAGCTTGCCGTCTCCCATTCCTCATGACATCCCGTTCGTGGAGGAATCGACATCTGACGACGACGTGCTTCTCGCACATGTTATCTCTACCAAAACAGCCAACAAACccgtcaaagatgaagatatggaCTACCCCCGCAACTGGAAGGAAGATCCCCAAGGTGACTACGCCGTGGGTCACAACAAGAATGGACGAACGATTGCTCTCCATGCTCTTGCTGTCGCACCCGATTACCAGAGGGCCGGTCTGGGCAAGGCTATCATGCGCGTTTATATCCAGAGAACAAAGTCACTCAATTCTGCGGATCGCATATCTATCTTGACGTATGACCGTCTTGTTCCGTACTACCAGAGACTTGGATTTGAGCACTATGGGAAGAGCGAGTCTGAATATGCTGGGGTGGCTTGGCATGATCTT TCTTACATACTATCTTTTCCTCTGTGA
- a CDS encoding related to putative tartrate transporter gives MASFSTPPNEKAEVFEAEAAGRGQVDRIDAMATAPGTTLESFSHLDEKKILRKMDMRLIPMLALLYLLSFLDRGNIGNAKIEGLQEDLKMSPDQYNWCLTVFFFTYAAFEVPSNLLLKKLRPSVWLPTIMIAWGIVMTLMGIVQNYHGLLIARIFLGVTEAGLFPGVAYYLTMWYCRHEIQFRQALFFSAASIAGAFSGLLAFGIAKMDGVGGLEGWRWIFILEGIVTVLVAIFAFWALYDFPETASFLTEEERAFVVFRLKYQGQQKAAGQSQSRVAQADEFKWEYIWAAFKDWQIWVNIFVYWGIVCPLYGISLFLPTIIRNLGYSSSKAQLMTVPIYITAAILAVIVAWTSDRVGKRSPFIVCISTHNPKVVYAGVFIAACAIYPAFPGVITWLANNLSGSYKRSVGMAIQIGVGNLGGAMASNFYRQKDGPRYILGHALELGFIGGGIIAALILIFSYSRINKSRDRRMAAGEHETISEEELSAKGDKAVTWRYMH, from the exons atggcttcttttTCTACTCCCCCAaatgagaaggctgaggtcTTTGAGGCCGAGGCTGCTGGTAGAGGGCAGGTCGATCGTATCGACGCTATGGCTACGGCACCTGGTACAACCCTCGAGTCATTTTCTcatcttgatgagaagaagattcttCGCAAG ATGGACATGCGATTGATCCCCATGCTCGCACTCCTTTACctcctctcttttctcgaCC GAGGAAACATCGGAAACGCAAAGATCGAGGGTCTCCAGGAAGATCTCAAGATGAGCCCGGACCAATACAACTGGTGTCtcaccgtcttcttctttacatACGCCGCCTTCGAAGTCCCGTCGAATCtcctgctcaagaagctccgcCCAAGCGTTTGGCTTCCTACCATCATGATTGCATGGGGTATCGTGATGACACTCATGGGCATTGTTCAAAACTACCACGGTCTTCTCATTGCGCGCATTTTTCTTGGTGTCACTGAGGCCGGTCTCTTCCCTGGTGTCGCT TACTACCTCACAATGTGGTATTGTCGTCACGAAATCCAATTCCGACaagccctcttcttctctgcagcTTCCATCGCTGGTGCTTTCAGTGGTCTACTGGCCTTTGGTATCGCAAAGAtggatggtgttggtggccTTGAAGGATGGCGCTggatcttcatcctcgaggGAATCGTTACCGTTCTTGTTGCCATATTTGCCTTCTGGGCACTTTACGACTTCCCTGAGActgcaagcttcttgactgAAGAGGAGCGCGCTTTCGTCGTGTTCAGGCTCAAGTATCAGGGTCAGCAGAAGGCTGCGGGTCAGAGTCAGTCTCGTGTTGCACAGGCCGACGAGTTCAAGTGGGAGTATATTTGGGCGGCGTTTAAGGACTGGCAGATTTGGGTCAACATCTTTGTTTACTGGGGT ATTGTCTGTCCACTCTACGGAATCAGTCTTTTCTTGCCCACCATCATTCGAAACCTTGGCTATAGTTCTAGCAAGGCCCAGCTTATGACTGTTCCTATTTACATCACTGCAGCTATCCTAGCTGTGATTGTCGCTTGGACATCAGATCGAGTTGGCAAGAGAAGTCCATTCATTGT GTGTATTTCTACCCACAACCCCAAGGTTGTCTACGCCGGTGTCTTCATCGCAGCGTGCGCCATCTACCCTGCGTTCCCAGGAGTTATCACTTGGCTGGCCAACAATTTGTCAGGAAGTTACAAACGCAGTGTTGGAATGGCCATTCAGATTGGAGTTGGAAATCTCGGCGGT GCCATGGCGTCGAACTTTTACCGACAAAAGGATGGGCCTCGCTACATTTTGGGTCACGCCTTGGAACTGGGTTTCATTGGCGGGGGTATTATAGCGGCTCTCATCTTGATATTCAGCTATAGCCGCATCAACAAGAGTCGTGATAGGAGAATGGCAGCTGGTGAACATGAGACCATCTCTGAGGAGGAACTTTCCGCCAAGGGGGACAAGGCTGTAACCTGGCGATATATGCACTAA